DNA sequence from the Streptomyces sp. MST-110588 genome:
CCGAGCCGAGCCGCGCCGCCAACTGTACGTCCTGCGCGGTGGCGTGGACCGGTCGCCTGGGTATGAAGCGGGGGAGCTGGGTAGGAGATCCGTCACTTCGGGACGTAAGCCCTATAGGTCCCCTGTCGAAACTCCTGGCGACTGGTGTCTACTTGGCCACGTCCTGCCCTGTCGTGACATGCTCCGTCGCATGGTGTTACGCACCGTCATGCCCTGTCGCGGTCGGTTCTCACGCCGCCGCGCCCTGAACTGGAGGCCCGTATGCTCCCCTCCGCATCGACGCTTCAGCAGATCGGTCTGGTCATCCTGCTCGTGGCGACCGTCGCCTGGTTCGTGAGCCTGGTCAGGGCGCTGCGCCGGGACGCCTTCCAGCTCGCGGTGTGGCACGGGTCGCGGGCGCTGCTGCGCTCGGTGCCGCGGCAGACGACCGGTCCGGCGGGTCCGGCCGGTCCGCCGCCGGAGCGGGTGGAGCTGAGCGCGGCCGAGCGGGAGGCGTTCGCCACGCTCGTACGGCAGCTCACGGGGCGGCGCTGAGGTACGGGCTTTATTTATCGCACCGGTCCGAGTTTCAGCAGGGCCAGCGCGGCCAGCATCTGGATCGTCACGGCGGCTGCCGCCTTGCCCGTCGGCAGATGGTGCTGGCCCCGTACGAGCAGCACGGCAAGGACGTAGCCGAAGCCCCAGGTCGTCCAGGCCAGGGCCTGCACGAAGGTGGAGGAGGCGGGGAGCCAGGCCGCCACCGCCAGCCGCGGCAGGTCCGTGGTCCAGAACAGCACGATGAACAGGCTGGCGGTCGGCGAGAACCTGCCGTTGCCGCCGATGATCCGGGCGATGGCGTGGGTCACCACGCCCAGGACGATGCTGGCTATCAGGACGCCCCCCACCGCGACGCCCGCGAGTTGCACGGCCGCTTGCTGGTCGGTCGTCCACTGCTCGCGGAAGGGCCGTACGGACAGCACCCCGAGCGCCCCGCTGACCAGGCAGAGCAGCGCCGCCGCGCCCCATGCGCCGCGGTCCCGCGCCTCGTCCAGCACCTCCACGGGCCGGTACCACAGGCCGAGGATCAGGCGGTGCCACCACAGCCGACGCCGTCTGGGTGTCCCGTCGGGCCTCCCGGGCTGCGGCTGGATGAGGGTGGGGGGCGGCGGCGGTACGGACATGCAGCCGTTCTACCACCGGTGTTCGTACGTCCGTACCGGTGGCCGTACGGGTTCGTACGCATCCGTGCCGTTCCGTACCGGTTCGTCCGCGGTGCGCGTGCCGAGCGGCCGGTGGCGGGCGCGGATGAGACTCTCGCCGGGTGAGCGACGACCTTCCCTCGCAGGACGACCTCCGCGGGCCGGGTGACGCCCGCGGGCCGGATGAGGTCCGTGCGCCGGACGGTGTGCGGCCGGGAGGCGGGTCCCTCGCGGCCGTCCCCGCGCACGGCGAGGCGCACGACCCCGGACTCGGTGCCCGGCTCAACCGGCTGCGGGCCGCCGTCCTCGGCGCGAACGACGGCGTGGTCTCCACCGCGGGCCTGGTCGTCGGCGTGGCCGGGGCGACCGACGCGCGCGGCACGCTGGTGACGGCCGGTCTCGCCGGGCTGCTGGCCGGTTCGATGTCGATGGCGGCGGGCGAGTACGTGTCGGTGAGCACCCAGCGGGACTCGGAGAAGGCCGCCCTGGCGCAGGAGAAACGCGAGCTGGCCACCGAGCCGCAGGCCGAACTCGTCGAACTGACCGAACTGCTGCGGGGCAAGGGGCTGAGCCGGGAGCTGGCGCACGAGGTGGCCGGGCAGCTCACCGAGCACGACGCGCTGCGCGCCCACGCGGAGGTGGAGCTGGGCATCGACCCGGACGACCTGACCAGCCCCTGGCAGGCGGCGGCTGCGAGCTTCCTGGCTTTCACGGCCGGGGCGCTGCTGCCGCTGCTCGCCGTCGTCCTGCCGCCGCCCTCGCTGCGCCTGCCGGTCACCGTCGGCTCGGTCCTGGCCGCGCTGGTGCTGTGCGGCTGGGCCGCCGCCCGCTCCGGGGGCGCGCCCGTACGCCCGGCGGTGCTGCGCAACGTGAGCGGCGGGGCGCTGGCCATGGCCGTCACGTACGCGGCCGGGTCCCTGCTGGGCGCGGCCGGAGTGTGAGCGTACGGCCGGAGCTCCGGTGACCGCTGCGGCAGGGCGTCAGCGCCCGTACAGCTCGCGGTAGGAGGGGAAGACGCCACCCGGTGTGCGGACGGTCTCGGCGGCGCGTACGGCGCGTACGACGGCGCGGGTCAGCGCGTCGGCGCCCGCCGCCAGTACGTCGTTGAGGGCGCCCGCCTCCGCGTGGGCGCCGAATGCCGGGTCGCTCACCGCTTCCTGGGACGCCAGCGGGCGGGTACCGGTGGCGAGGGTGAAGACCGTGTCGCCGTCGGTGAGGAGATGGACCGGGCGCACGGCGCGGGCCAGCCCGTCGTGCGCGGTGCCCGCCAGCTTCTGGGCCTGGGCACGGGACAGCGTGGCGTCGGTGGCGACGACGGCGAGGGTGGTGTTCAGGGGCGTACGGACCGAGGCCGCCGAGCGCTGCTCCGATTCGGCCCGCGCCTGGGCGAGCCGCTGCCGCGCCCGGTCCAGGACCGCCGCGTCCACGGGGCCGCGGTCGCGGTCCGGGCGGCCGTCCCCGTCCGTCTGGTCCGCGTATGCCCCGTCCCCGTACTCCCCGTACAGCAGTCCCGTACGCGGATCGACCACCGAACCTGCCGCGTTGACGGCCGCCAGCGCGGCGACCGTGATGCCCGACGGCAGCAGCAGGCTCGCCGTACCGATGCCGCCTTTGAGGCCGCCGGCCACCGCCCCGGTCCCGGCGCCGACGTTGCCCTGCGGGACGGGGGAGCCCACGGCGGTACGCGCCGCGGCCTCCACCGCCGCGCGGCCCAGGGCGGCGTCCGGCCGGGCCCGCCAGGCGCCACCGCGCCCCAGGTCGAACAGGGCCGCCGCCGGGACCACCGGCACGACCTGTGCCGGGTCCGGGCCGACACGGAAGCCGCGCCCCTGCTCCTCCAGCCACGCCACGACGCCCGAGGCGGCGTCCAGGCCGAAGGCGCTGCCGCCGGTCAGCACGACCGCCTCCACGCGCTGGACCAGGTTGCGCGGATCCAGGGCGTCGGTCTCGCGGGTGCCAGGGCCGCCGCCGCGTACGTCGACGGCGGCGAGCGCGCCGCCCTCGGGGGCCAGGACGACGGTGGTACCGGTCAGATGCCCGTCACCGACGCGCTGGGCGTGGCCGACCCGCAGACCCGCCACATCGGTCAGGGCGTCGAGGGGGCCGGAGGGCAGGGGACGGTCGGGCGAGGAGGGCGCATCAGCCATGGAGTACGCCTACCACCCCTGCCTGCGATCGCGCACCCGCGTCCACTCAGTGTCCGGCCGGGCCCATGACGATCACCGGGTGCTGTGCCGGGTCCAGCGTCCGCAGCAGCTCCCGCATCACCTCGGGCCGCAGGCTCACACAGCCCTGCGTGGGACCGCCGTGGTCGACGTGCAGCCAGACGCCGCCGCCCTTCTTCGCGCCCAGCGGCCGGGTGCCGTCCAGGGGCGAAGTGCCCGGCACCCGGTTGTAATTGATGGCGATGACGTAGTCGAAGGCGCCTTCCAGCGGCTCGCCCTCGACGCCGGTGCCGTGTGCCACGAAGTGGTCGTTGCGGTCGTACGGGAGCTTGGTGCCCTTGGGCGGGGCCAGCTTGCCGCCCGCGTCGGTGAGGGTGAACACGCCTTGGGGCGAGCGCAGATCACCGTACCGGTGGTCCTTGGTCCAGCCTCGCGAGGCGTTGTGCGCGGGCCAGGCCGCGCCGGGCCGCCAGTCGTCGGAGCCCTCGGCGCGGGTGTAGAGGACGACTTCGGCGTCGTGGGCGTCGGGGCCCTTGCCGGTGACGACCAGAACCTGCCGGGACGCGGCCGGAATCCGCTGACGGGTGGCGTCGCTGAGGCCGGGTATCCGCCGGTGGCCCGTAGGGGCGTTACGGTCACCGGAGGCGCGGACGTCCAGGCCGTGCCCGCCTTTCCCGCCGGGGCTGCCGGGCGCCGCGGCGCGCGGCCGGTCGTCCTGGCCTGCGGAGAGCTTGTCGTGGTCGTCGCCGGAGGCCGGCCAGGCCCACAGGGCGGTGCCCACCAGCGTCGTCACGGCCAGGCCGCTCACGGCCTTGCCGCGCCAGGTCAGTCGGGTACGCGTGGATGCGGTACGGGTGCCGGGGCGGCTGTGGCGGGCAGCCATGTTCGTGGCGTCTCCCTCGTCCGTCGGTGAAGGGCGGCTGCCGCCGGGGCGTCACGGGCGGGGCGGGCGGCAGAGTATGAGGTCGCTGAGCATAAAACGGGCAATATGCACCCTACAGGGTTCGGGTTCCCGTTCGACAAGCGGCTTCATAATGTACGGCGGACGAGTGCCGACGGTCAGTCAAAAGCGGCGCACGGCGAGACGATCGGCGAGGTGACCGTACGTCAGCCGGCGGCCCGCTTGCGGGGCGAGCGGGTTCGGCAAGGCGACTGGTATTACTGGTGCATGCAGGAAGAGACCGCGCGATCCGCGATCGACACATTCCTCTCCGCGTTCAACGCCTCGGACGACAGCTATGTGACCGCGCTGCTCTCCCAGGCCCTGACCTCGGACGTGGTCTTCTGGGGACCGCTGGGCCGCAGCGAGGGGATCGAGGCCGTCGAGCGGTTCGTGCTGGAGATCCGGCGCCACCCGGCGGGGACCGGCACGATGGTGCGCTGCTCGGCGGTGGACATGCCCGGCGAGTGGGCCCGGTACCAGTGGGTCTTCACCACGCCCGGTGGCGGCCCCCGCCTGGCGGGAACGGACGTCGTCCACCTGCGGCGGAGCCTCATCGACCAGATCATCGTCTTCGCGGGCGAGATCGAGCCGACCGTAACCCGAGCGGGTACTCGCCGATAGGGCAAGCGCGTACGTGCCGGCAGGGAAAGGGCGTACGTGCCGGCAAGAAGGGTGCGGGCCGAGCCCTGCGCGCACCAGAGGTACATGGTGGAATGCGGCGTATGAGCGATAGCGCGCGTGACACCGTACTGGCCCCGCTCGACGCCCGCACGGCGGACCTCGAAGCCCTCTACGAAGACCTGCACCGCCACCCCGAACTGGGCTTCCAAGAGACCCGTACGGCCGCAGAGGCGGCCCGCCGTCTCACCTCGTACGGCTACGAAGTCCACACCGGGATCGGGGGCACCGGCGTGGTCGGTGTGCTGCGCAACGGTGCCGGGCCGGTGGTTCTGCTGCGCGCCGACATGGACGCCCTGCCGGTGACCGAGCGCACCGGCCTGCCGTACGCCTCGGCCGTCCCCGGCACCATGCACGCCTGCGGCCACGACGTGCACGTCACCTGCCTCGTGGGCGCCGCGGACCTGCTCGCGGCCGGGCGCGCGCACTGGTCCGGAACGCTGGTGGTGCTCTTCCAGCCCGCCGAGGAGGTCGGTGACGGCGCCCGCCGCATGGTCGAGGACGGTCTCTTCTCGCGCGGCGACATCCCCGTTCCGGACGTCGTCCTGGCCCAGCACGTCGCCCCGCTGGGCGCCGGACTGATCGCGTACTGCCCCGGCGCCTGCATGGCGGCGTCCGACAGCCTGAAAATCGTCTTCCACGGTTCCGGCGGGCACGGTTCGCGGCCCGAGACGGTGATCGACCCGATCCTGATGGCGTCCGCCTTCGTCCAGCGCGTCCAGTCCGTCGTCGCGCGCGAGGTCGCCCCCAAGGACCAGGTGGTGATCACCGTCGGCTCCTTCCACGCCGGTGACGCCGCCAACGTCGTGCCCGACCACGCCACGGTCCAGCTCAGCGTCCGTACGTTCGACGAGGCCATCCGTACTCAGGTGCTCGCCGCCATCGACCGCATCGCCAAGGCCGAGGCCACCGCGTCCAACGCACCCCGCGCCCCGGAGACCGAGGTGCTGAACACCTTCCCCGTCACCCTCAACGACCTGTCCACGCTGCGCGAGGTCAACGAGTCCTTCACCGACCTCTTCGGCGAACACCGGGTGTTCGCCTACGACCCGGCGGCCGGCAGCGAGGACGCCGGACTGCTGGCCGCGGCGGCCGACGCGCCGCTGTACTACTGGTGGCTCGGCGGCTGGGACCCCACCGACTTCCACACCGCCGTACAGGCCGGACGACTCACCCAGGACATCCCCTCCAACCACTCGCCGCGCTTCGCCCCCGTCAAGCAGCCGACGCTGACAATGGGCGTCCAGGCCCTGACGGCGGCGGCCCTCAACCGGCTGGCCGAGGCTGAGGGCTGAGGGCCGGGGCGACCCGATCGGGCCGTGCTGCATGAGTCTCGGAGGAGATGGAGGGGCTGCCCATCCATCACCTGATCACCGCTTGTCATGTTGTCGCGTTCGCTTTGCGGGACAGGCGGGTGTAGGTGATCAACGCCTGGACGCACAGGGCCAGGAGGACGGAGAGAGGCACGCTCCATGGGAGCGTGCCTGCCGTGGCGAGGAGTGCGCACAGGGGGACGGTCAGGAGGGTGGGGAGGGTGGAAAGGGCGGCGATACGGGTTCGGGTGCGGCGCGGGGTGGTGTGAGGGGAGGCGGGAGTGTCGGGGTGGTCGGGTGTGCTGGTCATGACGGGGTCTTCTCGGTCTTCTCGGTCTTGTCGGGGGTGCGTGCGCGGTGCAGGTAGTCGGCGAGCGATTGCCACTCGGTCCGATCGTCGGTTGTGTGGTCGGTCGGCGGCGTAGGCGAGCCCGCCATCGCGGCCGGGTGGTCGCGCCAGGCCGCTCGTACACCGTTGGAGATCTCCGTGTCACCGCCGGTGAACAGCGCGGCCAGCTCGTCCATGCGGGACACCAGCCGGCGCACCCGCGCGTCGGTGGGAGGCACCTTCTCCGTACGGAGCCGGTCCGCCCGGCGGTACAGCTCGGGCCATTCGACTTCGAGCAGGTAGTGGGCCGCTGATCCCAGCGCGGCGGACCGGGTCGCCAGCACCTGGATCTGGTCCGCGTCCAGGTGCCGGCGCAGGGCCCGCTCGCTCTCCGGGCCGGTGCCGCCGATCGCCTTCAGCGCCGTCAGCAGGTCCTCGGTCGCGGGGGCCCGGCCCTGGGACAGGGACTCGTCGAGCCGCCGGAGCCGTCCACGCAGGGTCTCCAAGGCGGTCAGTGACTCCTCGACGGCGGCGAGGTGGTCCCGTACCAGGCGTGCGGGATCGATGCCGGAGTCCAGGCATGCGCCGATGGTTTCCAGACCCAGCCCCAGGCCGCGCAGGGCGAGGATCTGGTAGAGGCGGGCCGCGTCGTCCTCGGTGTACTCACGGTGGCCGCCGGGGGTGCGGCGGGACGGGCTGAGCAGGCCGATGGTGTCCCAGTGGTGCAGTGTCCTGACGGTCAGGCCGCTCGCCTCGGCGAGTCGGCCGACCTTCCAGGTGAGGGGGGAGGTCATGTCTTTACGATGCAACCTCACGCCACGTCGGGTTCAAGTCGGGGAGTGGGGGAATGTCGGTGAGTGAGGGAATGAGGGAATGAGGAGTACGCAGGCAGCTCAGGGGCGGGTGGGGGTCAGGAGGGTGTGGCGCAGGGTCGTGACGAGGGTGTCGTCGGCGTGCAGCAGGTTCGCCGCGTAGTGGTGTACGGATCCGTGGGCGTCGGCCAGGGCCGCGAGGAACAGCCGCATGATGTCGGCGGGCGCGCGCCCGTATCCGGGCCAGGACGGTTCCTGGCCGGGGTGGTCGGCCCGCCAGTCCGCGAGGAGGCCCTCGGTGGCGCGCTCGGTGAGGGCGAAGTCATCGATGATGTGCTGTTCGGGGACTCCTAGAAGCGCCAGGACGAGCGCGGCCAGCAGGCCGGTGCGGTCCTTGCCGGACGCGCAGTGGAAGGCCACCGGCCCGTCATGGGCGGCGATCGTCTCCAGCGCCTGACGCAGTTCCTTGACGCCGTCGTGGGCGACTTCCATGTACCGCTCGGCGAGGTACGGGCCCACCTCGACGTCCGGGCCGAGGGCCGACTGGTCGTACGGGCGGTGCTCGATGCTGAAATTGTGGTACGTGAACGAATCGTGCTCGGGGATCCGGCCCTTGGCGTCGATCTCCCATGGGTAGCGGAGGTCGATGACCGCCGTGACGCCCAGCTCCAAGAAGCGGGACCAGTCCTCGCCGTCCGTGCTCCGCAGCTTGCTCAGCGAGTCGGAGCGGAACAGGCGGCCCCAGCGCACCGTACGGCCGTCCTCGGTCGGATAACCGCCCAGATCGCGGAAGTTGTGCAGCCGGGCGAAGGATATGTGTCTGTTCACGGTGCGGAATCTTATGCGCGCCTGTGGCCTTGGGGTTGGTGTCGGCCGAAGCGCACCATCGCGCGGAAACCAGGGCGTTGACCTTTCCCTTGGGGCAGGGGCCAGCATCGGTGGCGCCGGGCGGAGGAGTCCGGCGCGAGGAGGATGGCCGGGTGGATCGGGAGACGGAGCCAGGGGCGGGGCGCAGGGCGGGGCGAGACCCGGAGCGGGGCGCGGGAGCGGCTCCGTACGGGGAGTCGGGCGGGCTGCTGACGATCGGCGCCTTCTCCCGCGCCTCGCGGCTGACGCCGAAGGCCCTGCGCCTTTACGACGAGCTGCGGCTGCTGCCGCCCGCCCGTGTCGACCCGGTGACCGGCTACCGGCTCTACACCCCCGCCCAACTGGAGCGGGCCCGGCTGGTGGCCTGGCTGCGCCGGCTCGGGATGCCGTTGGCGCGTATCCGTGAGGTGTGCGCGTACGGGCCCAGGGGTGCCGCCGAGGAGATCGCCGCCTACTGGGCGCAGGTCGAAGCCGACACCGCGGCCCGCCGTGACCTGGCCGCCTTCCTCGTCGACCAGTTGAACAGGAAGGACACCATCACGATGCCCACACCACCCGTACCGTTCCCGGTGCCGTCGTCCGGCCAGCAGGCAGATGGGTCGCAGGGCGCCGGGCCGCAGGATCCGCGGCGGACTGTGGCGCGGATCCCGCTGCGCATCCGGTACGCCGCCCGGTCGGACATCGGTCTGCTGCGGGAGAGCAACCAGGACACGGCGTACGCGGGGGAGCGGCTGCTCGCCGTGGCCGACGGGTACGGCGCTGCCGGTGACTCGGCGGGCGCCGCGGCTGTTGAGGCGCTGCGGGCCTTGGAGGACGCGGCGGGAACCGGTGATCCGGGCGGGCCGCGGAACGCGGATCTCCGAGCCGCGGACCGCCAGGCCGCCGATTTCCAAGCTGCCAGTCTCCAAGCCGCTGATCTTCAAGCCGCTGACCTGCTGAACGCGCTTCAGGACGCGGTCGAGCAGGCGCACCGCTCCGTACGGGAGTTGGCGGTGCCCGGGGCCGGGGCCGGGGCGGGAGTCGGCACCGGGGCCGGGGCCAGGGGTGAGTCCGAGGTCGGGGCCGGGCCTGGGGTCGCCGCTTCGGGGACCACCCTCACCGCCATGTTCTGGACCGGCTCACAACTCGCCCTCGTCCACGTCGGTGACTCGCGCGCCTACCTGCTCCGCGGCGGCCGGCTCTTCCGGATCACCCACGACCACACCCACGTCCAGTCGCTGGTCGACGAGGGCCGGCTCACCCCCGACGAGGCCCTGACCCACCCCAACGTGCCCTGTTGCTGCGCGCGTTGGGATCCGACGATCCAAGCGCCGACCTGCGGCTGCACCGGGCCGCCGCCGGCGACCGCTATCTGCTGTGCTCCGACGGCCTGTCCGCCGTGGCGCCGGCCGACGGCATCCGGCGCGCCCTGATCGGTGCGGACGGCCCCGAGCAGGCCGTACGTGACCTGATCGCCCTGGCTCACGCGTCCGGCGCACCGGACAACGTGAGCTGTGTGGTCGCGGATGTGGAGGCGGCTGCGTAGCGGGCGGCGGCGGGAGGACGGGGGCCAGGCCGGTTCCGGGCCGGTCCGGGGCCGGTCCCGGGTCGGCCTTGGTTCCGGCCCGGACCGGTGTCGCCCCGTCCCCGGCTGCGGCCGGTCCCGGCTCAGGCGATTCCCTTGAGCATCCCCTTGAAGTAGAGCTGCGGCAGCCCGTACCGCTTGAGGAACCACATGTCCGTACGTTCCTTCGTCGTGTCGATGAAGGGGAAGGACGGCGTGGGCCGCAGGTCGTAGTCGAACTCGGCGAGCAGCATCTTGTGCCGGGCGGTGACCAGCGGGCAGGAGGTGTAGCCGTCGTAGCGGGCCGAGGCGGGCCGGTCGCGCAGGCTGTCCCGGAGATTGCGTACGACCACGGGTGCCTGCTTGCGGACGGCGGCGCCCGTCTTGGACGTGGGCAGGTTGGCCACGTCGCCGAGGGAGAAGATCTCGGGGAAGTCGGGGTGCCGGAGTATGGCCGGGTCGGCCTTGACGTACCCGAAGGGCGAGGCGGGGTCGGCGAGCGGGCCGTCGGCGATCCACTGGGGGGCGCGCTGCGGCGGTACGGCGTGCAGCAGGTCGTAGTCGACGGTCTCCTTGACGCCGGTGGCGTGATCGGTGATCACTGCCTGCCGCGCGGTCCCGTCCACCTGCGTCATCTCGGACTGGAGGCGCACCTCGATGCCGTACCGGCGGGCCGTCTCCTCCAGCACCCGGGCGAAGACGGGCACCTTGAACATGGTGGGCTCGGGGAGCACCAGGATCGTACGGATGCTGCCCAGCACCCCGCGCTTGCGCCAGTGGTCGGCGGCCAGGTAGGCGATCTTCTGCGGGGCGCCGCCGCACTTGACCGGGCCCGCGGGCATGGTGAACAGCGCCGTGCCGCGCTTCATCCCCCGTATCAAGTCCCAGGTCAGCGGCGCCAGATCGGGGCGGTAGTTGCTGCTGACGCCGCCGTGGCCGACGGCCTGGGCCAGGCCCGGCACCCCGTCCCAGTCCAGTTGCAGGCCGGGCGCCACGACCAGGCGGCTGTAGGAGACCGTACGGCCGGACGCGGTGGCGACCGTACGGGAGGCGGGGTCCACGGAGACGGCGGACTCGCGCAGCCAGCGCACTCCGGGCGGCATGACCTCCGCCTGCGTACGGAGCGAGGCGCGCAGCGGTGCCTGGCCGCCGCCGACCAGGGTCCACAGCGGCTGGTACCAGTGGGTCTCGGAGGGTTCGAGTACGGCGACGTCACGGGCGCCGGCGCGGCGCAGCCGGGCGGCGACGGTGATGCCCGCGGTGCCACCGCCGATGATGACGACCTGGTGGTGGGACTGGGCCGGGGAGTGGGAGCGGGACGGGGAGTTGGACGGGGACGGGGACGAGGCCGGGGCCATGCGGGGGTCCTCCTACAGAAGGTGCGGGATGCTGCTCGCCGCCATGGCGACGGCGAGGGCGGTGACGAGGGAGGCGAAAGCGGTGGACAGGGAGCGGGGGCGCAGCCGGGCGGTGAGCCGGTTGCCGAGGTAGCTGCCGAGCGCGGCGCAGGACGAGAAGACGGCCAGCAGCGGCCAGTCCAGGCCGCCGGCGCCGGCCCGGGTGGCGAACGCCGTCGCGGAGTTGACGAGGATGACCAGAAGGGAGGTGCCTATGGCGACGGGCATCTCCAGCCCAAGGACCAGGGTCAGGGCCGGTACGACGACGAAGCCACCGCCGACTCCGAAGAATCCGGTGAGCAGGCCGACCACGGTGGCGGTGCCGGCCACCCGGGCACCGGCGGTGGCGCGGCGGCCGATATCGCCGTGTGCGTCGGCCTCGCTGTGCGCCCCGGCTGCGGGGTGGGCGGTGGCGGCGGCGTGTGCGGTGGCGTGCGCAGCGGGGTGGGCGGGGACGGGGGCGTCATGGCCATGGGCGGAGGGAGGAGGCGAAGGACGCGAGGAGGACGGGGACGGGGACGACGGGGACGGGGACGAGCGGCGGGCGGGGGGAATCGCCGCGTCCGGCCTTGTTACGGGTGTGGGTGCGGGTGCGGGGGCCGGTTCAGGCGGCAGTGCCGGTGCCGACGGCGGTTCCGACGGCGGCGTGGAGTCTGTCGATCCCTCGCCGCTGACGGCCTCCTGTCGGGCCGTCAGGCCGTGGTCCTTCCCCTCGGCGCCCATTCCGTTCCGCTGCCCGTTTCCTCGGCGGTCACGCCAGGTCCGTACGAGCATCGTCGCGGCCACCACGAG
Encoded proteins:
- a CDS encoding Yip1 family protein; protein product: MSVPPPPPTLIQPQPGRPDGTPRRRRLWWHRLILGLWYRPVEVLDEARDRGAWGAAALLCLVSGALGVLSVRPFREQWTTDQQAAVQLAGVAVGGVLIASIVLGVVTHAIARIIGGNGRFSPTASLFIVLFWTTDLPRLAVAAWLPASSTFVQALAWTTWGFGYVLAVLLVRGQHHLPTGKAAAAVTIQMLAALALLKLGPVR
- a CDS encoding VIT family protein, which encodes MRPGGGSLAAVPAHGEAHDPGLGARLNRLRAAVLGANDGVVSTAGLVVGVAGATDARGTLVTAGLAGLLAGSMSMAAGEYVSVSTQRDSEKAALAQEKRELATEPQAELVELTELLRGKGLSRELAHEVAGQLTEHDALRAHAEVELGIDPDDLTSPWQAAAASFLAFTAGALLPLLAVVLPPPSLRLPVTVGSVLAALVLCGWAAARSGGAPVRPAVLRNVSGGALAMAVTYAAGSLLGAAGV
- a CDS encoding P1 family peptidase, whose protein sequence is MADAPSSPDRPLPSGPLDALTDVAGLRVGHAQRVGDGHLTGTTVVLAPEGGALAAVDVRGGGPGTRETDALDPRNLVQRVEAVVLTGGSAFGLDAASGVVAWLEEQGRGFRVGPDPAQVVPVVPAAALFDLGRGGAWRARPDAALGRAAVEAAARTAVGSPVPQGNVGAGTGAVAGGLKGGIGTASLLLPSGITVAALAAVNAAGSVVDPRTGLLYGEYGDGAYADQTDGDGRPDRDRGPVDAAVLDRARQRLAQARAESEQRSAASVRTPLNTTLAVVATDATLSRAQAQKLAGTAHDGLARAVRPVHLLTDGDTVFTLATGTRPLASQEAVSDPAFGAHAEAGALNDVLAAGADALTRAVVRAVRAAETVRTPGGVFPSYRELYGR
- a CDS encoding L,D-transpeptidase family protein, whose translation is MAARHSRPGTRTASTRTRLTWRGKAVSGLAVTTLVGTALWAWPASGDDHDKLSAGQDDRPRAAAPGSPGGKGGHGLDVRASGDRNAPTGHRRIPGLSDATRQRIPAASRQVLVVTGKGPDAHDAEVVLYTRAEGSDDWRPGAAWPAHNASRGWTKDHRYGDLRSPQGVFTLTDAGGKLAPPKGTKLPYDRNDHFVAHGTGVEGEPLEGAFDYVIAINYNRVPGTSPLDGTRPLGAKKGGGVWLHVDHGGPTQGCVSLRPEVMRELLRTLDPAQHPVIVMGPAGH
- a CDS encoding nuclear transport factor 2 family protein, which produces MQEETARSAIDTFLSAFNASDDSYVTALLSQALTSDVVFWGPLGRSEGIEAVERFVLEIRRHPAGTGTMVRCSAVDMPGEWARYQWVFTTPGGGPRLAGTDVVHLRRSLIDQIIVFAGEIEPTVTRAGTRR
- a CDS encoding amidohydrolase, with the protein product MSDSARDTVLAPLDARTADLEALYEDLHRHPELGFQETRTAAEAARRLTSYGYEVHTGIGGTGVVGVLRNGAGPVVLLRADMDALPVTERTGLPYASAVPGTMHACGHDVHVTCLVGAADLLAAGRAHWSGTLVVLFQPAEEVGDGARRMVEDGLFSRGDIPVPDVVLAQHVAPLGAGLIAYCPGACMAASDSLKIVFHGSGGHGSRPETVIDPILMASAFVQRVQSVVAREVAPKDQVVITVGSFHAGDAANVVPDHATVQLSVRTFDEAIRTQVLAAIDRIAKAEATASNAPRAPETEVLNTFPVTLNDLSTLREVNESFTDLFGEHRVFAYDPAAGSEDAGLLAAAADAPLYYWWLGGWDPTDFHTAVQAGRLTQDIPSNHSPRFAPVKQPTLTMGVQALTAAALNRLAEAEG
- a CDS encoding MerR family transcriptional regulator; the protein is MTSPLTWKVGRLAEASGLTVRTLHHWDTIGLLSPSRRTPGGHREYTEDDAARLYQILALRGLGLGLETIGACLDSGIDPARLVRDHLAAVEESLTALETLRGRLRRLDESLSQGRAPATEDLLTALKAIGGTGPESERALRRHLDADQIQVLATRSAALGSAAHYLLEVEWPELYRRADRLRTEKVPPTDARVRRLVSRMDELAALFTGGDTEISNGVRAAWRDHPAAMAGSPTPPTDHTTDDRTEWQSLADYLHRARTPDKTEKTEKTPS
- a CDS encoding tyrosine-protein phosphatase; this encodes MNRHISFARLHNFRDLGGYPTEDGRTVRWGRLFRSDSLSKLRSTDGEDWSRFLELGVTAVIDLRYPWEIDAKGRIPEHDSFTYHNFSIEHRPYDQSALGPDVEVGPYLAERYMEVAHDGVKELRQALETIAAHDGPVAFHCASGKDRTGLLAALVLALLGVPEQHIIDDFALTERATEGLLADWRADHPGQEPSWPGYGRAPADIMRLFLAALADAHGSVHHYAANLLHADDTLVTTLRHTLLTPTRP
- a CDS encoding FAD/NAD(P)-binding oxidoreductase; this encodes MAPASSPSPSNSPSRSHSPAQSHHQVVIIGGGTAGITVAARLRRAGARDVAVLEPSETHWYQPLWTLVGGGQAPLRASLRTQAEVMPPGVRWLRESAVSVDPASRTVATASGRTVSYSRLVVAPGLQLDWDGVPGLAQAVGHGGVSSNYRPDLAPLTWDLIRGMKRGTALFTMPAGPVKCGGAPQKIAYLAADHWRKRGVLGSIRTILVLPEPTMFKVPVFARVLEETARRYGIEVRLQSEMTQVDGTARQAVITDHATGVKETVDYDLLHAVPPQRAPQWIADGPLADPASPFGYVKADPAILRHPDFPEIFSLGDVANLPTSKTGAAVRKQAPVVVRNLRDSLRDRPASARYDGYTSCPLVTARHKMLLAEFDYDLRPTPSFPFIDTTKERTDMWFLKRYGLPQLYFKGMLKGIA
- a CDS encoding sulfite exporter TauE/SafE family protein, giving the protein MSVIAVLSLPCGLAIGLLLGALGGGGSILAVPALVYLLHQSPHAATAGALVVVAIGAATGLACHARAGRVRWAAGLAFGALGTAGTWIGSRWSASLDPAVLMTAFAGLMLVVAATMLVRTWRDRRGNGQRNGMGAEGKDHGLTARQEAVSGEGSTDSTPPSEPPSAPALPPEPAPAPAPTPVTRPDAAIPPARRSSPSPSSPSPSSSRPSPPPSAHGHDAPVPAHPAAHATAHAAATAHPAAGAHSEADAHGDIGRRATAGARVAGTATVVGLLTGFFGVGGGFVVVPALTLVLGLEMPVAIGTSLLVILVNSATAFATRAGAGGLDWPLLAVFSSCAALGSYLGNRLTARLRPRSLSTAFASLVTALAVAMAASSIPHLL